From the Sanguibacter sp. HDW7 genome, the window ACAGGTCCTTGCCCGAGATCTCCGAGTGCGTCCTGAGGTCGAAGTCGGTGCGGTTGGCGATGCCCTCGAGCTCGCCCCACTCCGAGCCCGTGAAGCCGAAGCGGTACTCGATGTCGACGGTGCGCTTGGAGTAGTGCGAGAGCTTCTCGGCGGGGTGCTCGTAGAGGCGGAGGTTCTCGGGGTCGATGCCGAGGCCGGTGTACCAGGCCATGCGGGTGTCGATCCAGGTCTGGTGCCAGTCCTCGTCCGTGCCGGGCTCGACGAAGAACTCCATCTCCATCTGCTCGAACTCGCGCGTGCGGAAGATGAAGTTCCCGGGCGTGATCTCGTTGCGGAAGGACTTGCCGATCTGGCCGATGCCGAACGGGGGCTTCATGCGCGAGGCCGTCTGGACGTTGGCGAAGTTCACGAAGATGCCCTGGGCCGTCTCGGGACGGAGGTAGTGCATGCCCTCCTCGTTGTCCACGGCGCCGAGGTAGGTCTTGAGGAGGCCCGAGAAGTTCTGGGGCTCGGTCCAGGCGTCGCGCGTGCCGCAGTTGGGGCACGCGACGTCCGCGAGGCCGTTCTCGGCGGCGCGGCCCTTCTTCTCCTCGAACTCCTCGAGGAGCGTGTCGGCGCGGAAGCGCTTGTGGCAGCTCGTGCACTCGATGAGCGGGTCGGTGAAGACGGCGACGTGGCCCGACGCCTCCCACACCTTGCGCGGGAGGATGACGGAGGAGTCGATGCCGACGACGTCGTCGCGCCCGCGGACCATCGACTGCCACCACTGGCGCTTGATGTTCTCCTTGAGCTCGGCGCCGAGGGGCCCGTAGTCCCAGGCCGAGCGCGAACCTCCGTAGATCTCACCTGCCTGGAAGACGAAGCCTCGGCGCTTGGCGAGGGAGATGACGGCGTCGAGACGCTTGGAGGTGGAAGCCACTGGTGATCACTCCGTTTGGATCGTCGGCGCCACGCATGGCGTGCGGGGCGGGGAACAGCACCCTCAGGGTACCGGCACGTGGCGGAGGCCACGGGCCGCCGAATTGACAATCGTTCTCACTCTTATTGAGAATGGAGATCATGCACAGCACCACGTCGCCCCGACGCACCGCCCGCACCGCCGGCGTCCTCGCCGCGATCCTCGCGCTCACCGCCTGCGGGACCGCTGCCCAAGACGACAACAGGCTCGAGGTCCTCGCCTCGTTCTACCCCCTGCAGTTCGTCGCCGAGCAGGTCGGCGGCGACCGCGTCCACGTCACCAACCTCACACCGCTCGGCGGCGAGCCCCACGACCTCGAGCTGTCCCCCGCCGTCGCGCGCCGTGTGGGCTCCGCAGACCTGGTCGTCTTCCAGTCCGGCTTCCAGCCCGCCGTCGACCAGGCCGTCGACGAGGGCCACCCGACCCGCACGCTCGATGCGACCGCCGTCCTCGCGGCCGCCCCACCGGCCGAGGCGGTGCTCCCCGCAGCCGGGGAGCACGACGACGAGCACGCAGAGCACGACGAGCACGACCACGCCGACGACGAGCACGACCACGCCGACGACGAGCACGCAGAGCACGACGAGCACGAGCACGCCGACGACGAGCACGCCGACCACGACGAGCACGAGCACGCCGACGACGAGCACGCCGACCACGACGAGCACGAGCACGCCGACGACGCGCACGCCGACGCCACTGCCGGCCACTCCGCCGACGACGGCCACGACCACGGCGGCGTCGACCCCCACTTCTGGCTCGACCCGACGCGCCTCGCCCTCCTCGCCCCCGCGCTCGCCGAGATGCTCGCCGCGGCCGACCCCGCCGGAGCCGCCGGCTTCCGTGAGCGCGCCGACGCCCTCGTCCGCGAGCTCACCGACCTCGACGTCTCGTTCACGGCGGGCCTCACGACGTGCACGCACCGCACGCTCGTGACGAGCCACGCCGCCTTCGGGTACCTCGCGCACCGCTACGATCTCGAGCAGGTCTCCGTCGCGGGTCTCGACCCGGACACCGAACCGTCCCCGAGACGCCTGCGGGAGGTCGCCGACATCGTCCGTGCCACGGGCGTCCCGACGATCTTCTTCGAGTCGTCCGCGAGCGCCAAGGTCGCCGGCGTACTCGCCGAGGACGCCGGCGTGCGCACGGCCGCCCTCAGCCCCCTCGAGTCCCTCACGCGCGAGGCGGCCGAGGCAGGCGACACTTATCTCACCACCATGACCGCGAACCTCGCGGCGCTACGGACAGGACTCGACTGTGCCTGACATCCACGCGACGACCGGCACGGCCGCCCCTCCCACGGCCGTCCCAGCGTCGACCGCGGCTCCTGTGCTCGACGTCCGGGGCCTCACGACGCACCTCGGCGGCCAGCAGATCCTCGGCGGCGTCGACCTGCGCATCGAGCAGGGCGAGGTCGTGGCGCTGCTCGGCACGAACGGCTCGGGCAAGTCGACGCTCGTGCGCACGCTCGTGCGCGCCGTGCCTGCGAGCGGCGGCACCGTCAGCATCCTCGGCACGCCCCTCGGCCAGCGCACCCCGTGGCACCGCGTCGGCTACGTGCCCCAGCGGCTCGGCGCTGCGGGCGGCGTCCCTGCGACGGTCCGCGAGATCGTCGCCTCAGGCCTGCTCGGTCCCCGCACGCTGCGCAAGCCGCGCGACTGGCGGCCGCGCGTCGACGCGGCGCTCACCGAGGTCGGCCTGCTCCACCGGCGCGACCAGGCGGTCGCCGACCTCTCGGGCGGCCAGCAGCGCCGCGTCCTCATCGCGCGCGCCCTTGTCCGCGATCCCGAGCTGCTCATCCTCGACGAGCCCGTCGCGGGCGTCGACCAGCCGAGCCAGGAGGCGTTCGCCCGCACGCTCGAGCTGCTCGTCGCGCGCGGCGTGACGATCCTCGTCGTCCTCCACGAGCTCGGCGAGCTCGAGGGGCTCATCACCCGAACCGTCGTCCTGCGGCACGGGACCGTCGTCCACGACGGCCCCGCCCCGCGCGCGGCCCGCGGCCACGACGACCCCGACCACGACCACGTCCACGCGCACGAAGGTCCACAGACCCTGCCCCCGGCCGTCGTCCTCACCGATCATCCCTTCTGCGAGACCGACTGACATGGACCAGATCCTCGACATGCTCACGACGCCCCTCATGCAGCGCGGCCTGCTCGCCGCCCTGCTCGTCGGGATCGTCGCCCCCGTCATGGGGACCTTCCTCGTCCAGCGACGCCTCTCGCTGCTCGGCGACGGCATCGGTCACGTCGCCCTCACGGGCGTCGCGCTCGGCTGGCTCGTCGGCGCAGCCGCGGGCGTCACCCCGGTCGACGCGCTCGCCGTGCCCGGCGCCGTCGTCGCCGCCGTCATCGGCGCGGTCGGCATCGAGATCGTCCGCGAGCGCGGCCGCACGAGCGCCGACGTCGCCCTCGCCCTGCTCTTCTACGGCGGCATCGCCGGCGGCGTCATCATCATCCAGCTCGCAGGCGGCCAGAGCTCGAACCTCATGGCGTACCTCTTCGGCTCGATCTCCGTCGTCACGACGTGGGACCTCGTCCTCACGGCCGTCCTCGCGCTCGTCGTCCTCGGCCTCGGCGTAGGCCTGCGGCCCGCCCTCTTCACCGTGTCGCACGACGAGGAGTTCGCGCGCGCGAGCGGCCTGCCCGTGAGGCTGCTCAACATCGCGATCGCCGTCATGGCCGCCCTCACCGTCACGGTCGCGATGCGGGTCGTCGGGCTCCTGCTCGTCTCCGCCCTCATGATCGTGCCCGTCGCCGTCGCCCAGCTGCTCACGCGTTCCTTCGTCACGACGATGCGCCTCGCGATCGGCATCGGCGTCGTCGCGTGCGTCGTCGGGCTCTCCGCGACGTACTGGTGGGACGTCTCCCCCGGCGCGATGATCGTCGTGCTGACGATCGCCGCCTACGCCGTCGTCGCGGCGCTCCACCCGCTGCTGCGGGCACGGCAGGCGCACCGTGACCCGCACCCCGATCTTCCCGCCGACGTCGTCCTGGAGGCCTGAGCATGCAGCGCATGACCCGTCAGAGGCTCGCCGTGAGCGAGGTCCTCGCCGAGATCCCCGAGTTCGTCTCCGCGCAGCAGCTTCACGAGGAGCTCGCCGAGCGCGGCGTCGCCGTGGGCCTCGCGACCGTCTACCGCACGCTGCAGACGCTCGCGGCCGCAGGCGAGGTCGACGTCCTGCGCCTCGCTGACGGTGAGGCCGCCTACCGCCGCTGCGCGACGCGCGACCACCATCACCACCTCGTGTGCCGCGCGTGCGGGACGACCGTCGAGATCGACGGGCCGACCGTCGAGGCCTGGGCCGGGCTCGTCGGCGACTCGCACGGCTTCACGCGCATCGAGCACACCATCGAGCTCTTCGGCCTGTGCGCCGAGTGCTCCTCCGAGGACGCGCTCGACGCTGCCGTCGAGGACGGCCCCGCGCGCTCCGACGGCGACCGCTGAGCATGCTTCCCGCAGGCCTCGTCCCCGACGCCTCGACGACCCCCTTTCTCGGGATGTTCACCTTCTTCCTCGTCGTCGTCGTCGTGCGCACCCAGGTCACGTACTGGCTCGCCCGGACGCTCACGGACCGCGCCGTGACACGCGGCGAGCCGCGCTCAGCGACGCTGCGTCGCTTCAAGCGGTGGCTCACCGAGGGAGGCGTCGACTCAGGCGTCGCGGCGCTCAACCGCTGGGGGCTGCTCGTCGTCCCCCTGAGCTTCCTCTTCACCGGCACGAAGACCGTCATCAACGCGGCCGCGGGCGTCACCCGCATGCCGTTCGGGCGATACACGGCCGCGATGCTCGTGGGCTGCGTCACGCACTCGGTGATCTACGCGACCGTGGGCTGGGCCGCGTGGACGGCAGTCGTCGGCGCCGCCGCGGGTTCTCCGTGGGCGCTCGTCGTACTCGTCGTCGTCGTCGCGGCCGTCGTCGCGACGATCGTCGCGCATCGCAGGCACAAGCTCGCACGACGGTCACGGACCGACCTTGCCGCGTCCGGTGGCGCCCTCGCGGCGATCCGCGAGTTGCACGGCCGCGCCGCCGAGGCCCACGACGCCGAGCACGCCTACGGGACAGCCGTCACCGGCGAGCAGCACGACGCCGCGAGGCCCGGCGCGACGAGTTCGGACGCCGCGCTCCGGGACGGGTCGACGCGCAACCGTACGACGCCTGACGACGCCTGACGACGCCTGACGACGCCTGACGACGCCTGACGACGAGCATCCTGGCCGGGCGTCAGGCCTCGGGCGTCAGGCCTCGGGACGATCGATCGCAGCGCCGTAGCGGCGGTCGCGGCGCGCGTACTCCTCGACGGCACGCCACAGCACCCGCCGGTCGACGTCGGGCCACGGCTCGGGCAGGAAGACGAGCTCTGCGTACGCGGACTGCCAGATCATGAAGTTCGACGTGCGCTGCTCGCCCGAGCTCCTCAGGAAGAGGTCGACGTCGGGCAGGTCCGGCTCGTCGAGGTAGCGCTGCACCGTCTTCTCGGTGACCTTCTCCGGATCGAGCAGGCCGGCGGCCGCGTCCCGCGCGATGTCACGCGCGGCGTCCGCGAGCTCGGCGCGCCCGCCGTAGTTGACGCACATCGTCAGCGTGCACACGTCGTTGTCCCGTGTGCGACGCTCGGCCTCCTCGAGCTCCGTGACGACCGACTTCCAGAGCCGCGGCCGACGACCGGCCCACCGCACGCGCACGCCCCAGGAGTCGAGCGTGTCCCGCTGACGCCGCAGGACGTCGCGCGAGAAGCCCATGAGGAACCGCACCTCCTCGGGGCTGCGCTTCCAGTTCTCGGTCGAGAACGCGTACGCCGAGACGTGCGTGACGCCGATCTCGATCGCTCCCGCGACGACGTCGAGCAGCGCGGCCTCACCCGCCGCGTGCCCTGCGGTGCGCGGCAGGCCCCGCGCGTTGGCCCAGCGGCCGTTGCCGTCCATGACGACAGCGACGTGGCGCGGCACGAGCTCGCGCGGTACGGCAGGCGGGACGGCGCCCGACGGGTGCGGATCCGGACGCTGCGGCGCCGGGCGCTGCTGCGGGCGGACGGGCGGCTGGGGCGTGCGGGCCATCGGCAGGATCCTCGGGTCGGTCGGTGCAATCGGTGCGATCGGACGGTGCGGGTGGTCTGTGCAATCAGACGGTACGAGCAGACGCTACGTGGTCGGTGCCGGTGCGTGGACAGGGCCGGTGCGTCGGATGCGCCGGCACCGCACGTACGTGCTGCGCAGAGTCGCACGCGCATGACGGGCGTCGACGGCGTCGGGTGCGGCGCCCTTGCGTCGGAACGCTACCCTGCCGGTCCGGGCCCGACGGGTCGCGGCGCGTGCGCGTCCCGGTCGACCATGCGCAGCGACCGCAGTGAACGTTCGAGGTGATACTGGCTGTACGCCGCGACGAGTCCTGACGCCTCCCGTCGCGTCCGCTGGTCCGACTCGCCGGCCGTCTCCCAGTCGCCCTCGAGGAGCGCCGCGAGCAGCGTGAACGTCTCAGGAGCAGGTGCGGGCGACCCTGGCGGACGGCACGTGGGGCACACCGCCCCACCGTGCGCGACCGAGAACGCCCGGTGCGGTCCGGGCTCGCCGCAGCGGCCGCAGCGCGTGAAGCTCGGCGCCCAGCCGGCGACGGCGAGCGCCCGCACGAGGTAGGAGTCGAGCACGAGCCCCGGGTCCTGGCGGCGCTCGCTCAGGGTGCGCAGCGCACCGACGAGCAGCCAGAACTGCTGCACCGACGGCTCGCGCTCGTCCGCGACGACGCGCTCCGCGGTCTCGAGCATGACGGCGCCCACCGTGTAGAGCGCGTAGTCGTCGAAGATGGGCCGCGCGAACGCGCCGAGCGTCTCCGCCTGCGTGACGACGTCGAGGCTGCGCCCCACGTGGAGCTGCAGGTCGACGTACATGAACGGCTCGAGCCGCGCCCCGAAGCGCGACGACGTGCGCCGCACACCCTTGCCGACCGCGCGCACCTTGCCGTGCTCGCGCGTGAGCAGCGTGACGATGCGGTCCGCCTCGCCCAGCTTCTGGGCACGCAGGACCACTCCTTCGTCACGGTAGAGAGGCACGGGTCCATCCTCTCCCATGCCACCGACATGCCGGTGCCCGGTCCGGAGGCTCCCGGACCGGGCACCGGTCGGTCATGCTGGTCATGCTCGGAGGCAGTGTGCCGTCGTCACGCGCTCGACCGGTGGGTCTGCACGCGACGCTCGACCGTCCACGCCGAGGCGCCGCGGATCAGGCGGACGCGCGACCTGCGCGGTTGATCGCCGAGATGATCGCCTTGAGCGACGCCGTCGTGATCGACGGGTCGATGCCGACGCCCCAGAGGACCTCGCCGTCGACCTCGCACTCGACGTACGCGGCCGCGGTCGCGTCGCCGCCCTCGGACAGCGCGTGCTCGGCGTAGTCGAGCACCGCGACGTCCACGCCGACCTGCCCGAGAGCGTCGACGAACGCCGCGATGGGCCCGTTGCCGCGTCCCTCGATCGTGCTGAGGGCCCCGCCGTCGACGAGGTCGACCGCGATCGTGTCCGGGCCGTCCTCGACGCTCGTCGAACGCGTGCCGCGCAGCGCGAAGCGCCCCCACGGTTCGAGGGGACCGCCCGCCGTCGCGGGCAGGTACTCGTCGGCGAAGATCGTCCAGATGTCGTCGCCCGACACCTCACGTCCCTCGCCGTCCGTCACGCCCTGGACGACGCGCGAGAACTCGATCTGGAGCCTGCGGGGCAGGTCGAGATGACGCTCCGACTTCAGCAGGTACGAGATGCCGCCCTTGCCGGACTGGGAGTTGACACGGATGACGGCCTCGTACGAGCGGCCGACGTCCTTGGGGTCGATCGGCAGGTACGGGACGCCCCAGACGAGGTCGTCGATGCCGACGCCCTGCGCCTCGGCGCGCGCCGCCATGTCGTCGAGCCCCTTCTTGATCGCGTCCTGGTGGGAGCCCGAGAACGCCGTGAAGACGAGGTCGCCAGCGTACGGGTGACGCTCGTGCACGCCGATCTGGTTGCAGTGCTCGACCGTGCGGCGGATCGCGTCGATGTCGGAGAAGTCGATCTGCGGGTCGACGCCCTGGCTCGCGAGGTTCATGCCCAGCGTGACGAGGTCGACGTTGCCCGTGCGCTCGCCGTTGCCGAACAGGCAGCCCTCGATGCGGTCCGCACCAGCGAGGTAGCCGAGCTCGGCGGCTGCGACGGCCGTGCCGCGGTCGTTGTGCGGGTGCAGCGAGAGGATGACGTTCTCGCGGTGCGCGAGGTGACGGCTCATCCACTCGATCGAGTCGGCGTAGACGTTGGGCGTCGCCATCTCGACCGTCGCGGGCAGGTTGACGATGACCTTGCGCTCGGGCGTCGGCTCGAGGACCTCGAGCACCGCGTTGCAGATGCGCACCGCGACCTCGAGCTCGGTGCCCGTGTACGACTCGGGCGAGTACTCGTAGAACACCTGGGTGTCCGGGATCGTGTGCTCGAACTTGCGGCACAGCTTCGCGCCGTCGACCGCGATCTCGGTGACGCCGGCCTCGTCCGTGCGGAAGACGACCTCGCGCTGGAGGATCGACGTCGAGTTGTAGAGGTGGACGATCGCCTGCTTGGCACCCTCGAGCGACTCGTAGGTCCGCGCGATGAGGTGCTCGCGCGCCTGCGTGAGCACCTGGATGACGACGTCGTCGGGGATGTGTCCGCCTTCGATGAGCAGACGCACGAAGTCGAAGTCGGTCTGCGACGCCGACGGGAAGCCGACCTCGATCTCCTTGTAGCCCATCTCGACGAGCAGCTTGAACATCGTGAGCTTGCGCTCGGGGTTCATCGGCTCGATGAGCGCCTGGTTGCCGTCACGCAGGTCGACCGCGCACCAGCGCGGGGCCTGTGTCACCGTCCGGGACGGCCACGTGCGGTCGGGCAGGTCGATGGTGATCTGCTGCGCGAAGGGGAGGTACTTGTGCACCGGCATGCCGGAGGGCTGCTGCGGGCCGCCGGGGAAACCATCGTGCGTGGGGACGTGGGTGTTCATCATGGGTCCTTCGTCTGGTGCTGCTCAACAGGGTGTCCGGTCGGCACACCAACCACCGCGACGAGGAACCGACCGGTCAGGCCTCGTCGCGGCAGCGAAGGAGCAGCAGATGCTGCGCAGCACGGCGCACGTCGTCACTGTACTCCGCGACGCCCCCGGCCCTGCAACCGCGTCCGGGAACCGGGACACCCGTCCCGCGCCGACCCGTGGCACGACGATCCCCGCACCGACCCGGGACACAGGTCGGTGCGGGGATCTTGTGACGCGGCGCCGGCCGCGCACGAACCGTGGCTCTGCCAGGTTCGTCAGTCCGTCACGAGCAGGTCATCGACTCGTAGATCGTGCCCGTCTCGTCGACCGACAGCGGCTCCTGCCCGCCGAGGAGATCCATCCCGACGAGGCAGAACGTCCCCGTGTCCGCCTCGAGCTCGGCGATCGTGACGATCACGCCCTCGGACGGCGTGAACCCTCCCTCGGTGAGGAGGCTCGCACCGCCGTCCGCGTACGCGTTCGGCGTGACCTCGGGGTGATCCACGAGGTAGGTAGCGACGCCGACGCGCGCGTGCGCAAGCTCGGTCCTGAGGTCGAACGTCGCCGTGTCACCCTCCCCGTCGAAACCCTCGAGACCGCTGGGGTCGTCGAACCCGCTGCCGAGGTCGCCACCGCCACCGAGGGCGGCGCCCGGAAACCCACCCTGGGCGAGCTCCGTCGCGAGGTCCGCGAAGATCGGCTGCCCCGCGAGGTACTCCATGAGCTTGGTCGTGCGCTCCTGGACCCACTTCTCGTCGTCGAGCTTGCCCGACTTCTGGAGCTCGGCCATGGCGTCGCTCGTCTGTCGCACGATGTCGAGGATCGTCTCGGTCGGGCTGACGAACCAGGAGCCGCCCTCCTCGACCGCGACGAGGCCGAGATCCGCATAGCCGAGCTCGTTGAGGAGAGGCGCCTCGTCGAGGCAGATCCTGCCGTCCTTGCCCGACTCGGTGTCCTTGAGCACGACGCACGTGCCGTCGATGGTCACCGACTTGCCGTCCTCGGTGCTCGCAAACGTCAGCCCCTGGGGCGCGAGACGCGAACGACCATTCGTCGTGCCGTCGGCCGTGAACGAACCCGAGGTCGTGAAGGGGACGTCGAACGTCTCACCCGCGGGCATGTACACGGACAGCGCGCGCCGCTCGGGCAGCGGGAGCGCCGCGATGATCCTGTCGACGTCGCCCGAGACGATCGCCTGGACGAGGCCCTGGCCCGCGGCCTCGGGCGAGCCGGAGCCGGCACCCTTGCCGTCTCCGAGCATCGTGCCGCGTGGGGTGGTCGCGCCGCTCGCGACGTACGCGATCTCGCCGATCGAGAGGTAGGGGCTCACGTACCATCCGTCCCCCTCCTCGACCGTCATGACGAAGAGCGGCTGCCCCTCGCGGGCGAAGTCGGCGAAGTCCGCGGTTGCGGGGAGCGCCTCCTCGAGCTGCTTGACGAGCTCGGCGCGGAGCATCTGCGGGTCGAACGCCTCCGCGCCGCCAAAGCTCTTGAGCGTGTCGAGGAGCTGGGGGTTTGCCGCGACGGTCTTCTCCCAGGCCGCGACGAACGCGTCGCCGACCTTCTCCGGGTTGCCGTCGACGGTGATCGTGCCCGCCGTGACCTCCACCTTCGAGAGCCCCTCCTGGAGGTTCGTCTCGGTGGTGGTCACGCCTGAGGTCGTGATCGTCATCGAGTCGAGGACGTCGGTGAAGGCCTTGATGCTTGCCGCGGAGGACGACCCCTCGGCGGCCTTCAGCGCGTCGTCGACGATCCCGGACAACGACGAGACCTCGGCCGGAGACATCGCTCCGAGCATCGCGAGCGCGTCCTTCTTCTCGAGGCCGGTCATGAGCTGCTCGAACGCCGCGCGCGGTGTCTCGGACCCATTGACCTTGTCGAGGACGAAGTGGTTGACCGCGAACGCGGCACCGCCGAGAGCGATCGCGGTGCCCGCAGCGGCACCTGCGATGACCAGACCCCGGCGACGGCGCGGGGCGGCCGGGATCTCGTCCGCGATCGTCGCCATGTCGTAGCCGGTGCTGCCGTAGCCCGCGCTGCCGTAGCCCGCGCTGCCGTAGCCGGCGCTCCCGTAGCCCGGGCTGCCGTCTGCGGCTGCCCGGGCGTCGCCGAAGCCGTAAGCGGTCGCCGCAGGTGCGTGGCCCGCGGGCGGCTGCGCGCCAGGCGACCACCCGGTCGGAGCGCCGGTCTGCGGCTGGAGGTCCCGCTGAGGCTGGAAACCCTGCGGCTGGAAGCTCTGGGTGGACGCCTGCGCGCCCGACCGTGCGTCGATGGCCGCGACGACGGCGGGGTCGCCGAGCCCTCGGAGCCAGTCGAGCAGGGACGGGTAGGCCTGGGGATGGGCGGCGACGAGCGCCCGCAGATCAGGGCGGCTGGTCGCGATGCCCGCGAGCTGCGCCGCCGTCGTCGTCGGGTCGAGCGCGAGGTCCCGCGCCTGGTCGTGTGTCATGTGTCTCCCCCTGCGCGGCGCGCCCGGAGGCGCGCCGCCTTGTCGTGCTTGTTCCGTCTCAGGCCGTACGCGAGCGTAGCGCCTCGTCAATCTCGGCGTCACCCAGCTGGCCGAGCCACTCGAGCAGCGCCAGGTACGTCGACGGGTTGGCTGCGAGCGCCGCACGGAGCGTCGGCGCGTCCTGCGCGATCTGCGCGAGGGTCGTCGCCGGTGTCTGGCCATCGATCGCCTGGGCCCACGTGAACCCGGCCTCGGTACGTGTCGACGGATCCGCGACGTCGAGGCGAAGGACCTCCGTGACCTGATCGCCCGCGGGAACAGTCGGCTCCGCCGAGGTCGCTGCCGGCGCGTCGACAACGACGGGCTGCTCGGTGACCACGGCAGGCTGCTCGGCGACGACGGCGGGCTGCTCCGCGCCGAACGGAAGTGGCTCGACGGGGCCGGCCTGGACGGACGTCGAGACCGGGTATCCCGCAACTGGCGTCTCGACAGGTGCCGCGCCGTAGGTCGCGTCGGCGACGGGCTGGCCGTAGTCGACAGGCTGGTCGTGGCCGACAGGCTGGGCAGCGGCCGTGGCGCTCCCCGAGATGTCGTACGCGGGTGCTTCCTGGGGGTAACCCTGAGGCGCGGGCGCCTGGGGGTATCCCGGCGCGGCGGGAGCGGACGGGGCCGACGGAGCGGCGCTGAGCGCCGTGCTCCGCGGCTCCCAGACATAGGCGGTCGAGGTGCCGCCGGGGCGCGGCGTCGCCGGGTTCGCGGCCACGTGGGCACGCACCGAGGACGGCAGTGTGAGGCACGCGAGCACCGCGACCGGGAGGCCCACGCCGACGACGAGCGTGAGCAGCGTGACGTGGAGCTGCGGGACGAACGCGGTCACCACGTCGAGCCGTGAGACGACGACGAGGAATATCCCGACGACGAGCAGCGCAGCCGTCGCGACGATCGCCGGGCGGCGCGCGTCCGCAGGCCGGCCGACGAGCATCGACCGCACCTTGAGCGCGACACCGCCGACGACGAGCGCGACGACAGCGCCCGGCACGAGGACACCGAGACCGGGCGAGGTGGCCAGGCCGGCGCCCGCCACGGTCTGGTTGTCGTCGATCGCGATGACGAGGGTGACGACAGCGACGACCGAGGCGAGGGCCGCGACGAGGCCGAGCAGGCCGCGTGCCGTGACGAACCAGCCGATGGCGGGGTCGCCCTCGTCCTTGCTTGCGCGGACGACAGCGGGTGACGTCGCGAGCACCGCGAGCGCGCCGACGAGGACGAGGCCGTAGCCGAGCACCGCGACACCTGCGACGACGACCGTGTCGTCCATGACCTCGCTCATCGTCAGCGTCCGGACGGACTCGACGGAGACAGAAGCGTCGTTCGCCGCGAAGAGCGCGACGGCCCACGTCGCAGCGACGACGACAGCGGCTCGGCGCCACAGCGCCGTACGCGTGAACGCCGCGAGCACCGAGGGCAGGACGAGCGCGCCGACGACGAGCACGGTGGAGACCGCCGCGACGACGAGGAACCGGGTGAGGTCGTCCTCTGCACGGATCTCCGAGGGGACCTGGAGCCGCTGGACGACGAGGAGCACGAGCCACGCGACCGGCGCGAGCACCGCGAGGGCGCCGACGAGCGTCGTCACGCTGCGCCACGAGCGGGAGACCGCGGCGTCGAGCGCGGCGGGGCCGAGCTCTGAGGAACGGGGCACCGCGGCGAGCGCGGCTGCGGCGAGACCGATGGCGACGCCCGGGCCGAGGCCACGCTGACCGTCGACAGCCGCCGCGTCGAGGACGACCTGAGCGAGGCTCGCGGCGACCGCGGGAAGCGCCAGGACCACGCGCGCCCGGCGGGTCGA encodes:
- the leuA gene encoding 2-isopropylmalate synthase, producing MNTHVPTHDGFPGGPQQPSGMPVHKYLPFAQQITIDLPDRTWPSRTVTQAPRWCAVDLRDGNQALIEPMNPERKLTMFKLLVEMGYKEIEVGFPSASQTDFDFVRLLIEGGHIPDDVVIQVLTQAREHLIARTYESLEGAKQAIVHLYNSTSILQREVVFRTDEAGVTEIAVDGAKLCRKFEHTIPDTQVFYEYSPESYTGTELEVAVRICNAVLEVLEPTPERKVIVNLPATVEMATPNVYADSIEWMSRHLAHRENVILSLHPHNDRGTAVAAAELGYLAGADRIEGCLFGNGERTGNVDLVTLGMNLASQGVDPQIDFSDIDAIRRTVEHCNQIGVHERHPYAGDLVFTAFSGSHQDAIKKGLDDMAARAEAQGVGIDDLVWGVPYLPIDPKDVGRSYEAVIRVNSQSGKGGISYLLKSERHLDLPRRLQIEFSRVVQGVTDGEGREVSGDDIWTIFADEYLPATAGGPLEPWGRFALRGTRSTSVEDGPDTIAVDLVDGGALSTIEGRGNGPIAAFVDALGQVGVDVAVLDYAEHALSEGGDATAAAYVECEVDGEVLWGVGIDPSITTASLKAIISAINRAGRASA